Proteins from a genomic interval of Chanos chanos chromosome 3, fChaCha1.1, whole genome shotgun sequence:
- the ppp2cb gene encoding serine/threonine-protein phosphatase 2A catalytic subunit beta isoform has translation MDDKAFTKELDQWVEQLNECKQLTENQVRTLCEKAKEILTKESNVQEVRCPVTVCGDVHGQFHDLMELFRIGGKSPDTNYLFMGDYVDRGYYSVETVTLLVALKVRFPERITILRGNHESRQITQVYGFYDECLRKYGNANVWKYFTDLFDYLPLTALVDGQIFCLHGGLSPSIDTLDHIRALDRLQEVPHEGPMCDLLWSDPDDRGGWGISPRGAGYTFGQDISETFNHANGLTLVSRAHQLVMEGYNWCHDRNVVTIFSAPNYCYRCGNQAAIMELDDTLKYSFLQFDPAPRRGEPHVTRRTPDYFL, from the exons ATGGACGATAAAGCGTTCACAAAGGAATTAGACCAGTGGGTCGAGCAACTGAATGAGTGCAAGCAGCTTACGGAGAATCAAGTGAGGACGTTATGCGAAAAG GCTAAAGAGATATTGACAAAGGAGTCAAATGTACAGGAGGTTCGTTGCCCTGTCACAGTATGTGGAGATGTGCATGGCCAGTTCCATGACCTCATGGAGCTCTTCAGAATTGGGGGAAAGTCACCTGACACCAACTACCTGTTTATGGGAGACTATGTGGACAGAGGCTATTACTCAGTGGAAACAGTAACGCTTCTTGTAGCACTAAAG GTCCGTTTCCCAGAACGCATTACAATATTGCGGGGTAACCATGAGAGTCGACAGATCACACAGGTGTACGGCTTTTATGATGAGTGTTTGAGGAAATATGGCAACGCAAACGTCTGGAAATACTTCACTGACCTTTTCGACTACCTGCCACTGACTGCCCTGGTTGATGGGCAG atATTCTGCCTGCACGGTGGTCTGTCTCCATCAATAGACACTCTGGATCACATTCGAGCTCTGGATCGCCTGCAGGAAGTTCCACACGAG GGCCCGATGTGTGATTTGCTGTGGTCAGATCCGGATGACCGTGGAGGCTGGGGCATCTCCCCCAGAGGTGCTGGTTACACCTTTGGACAGGACATTTCTGAAACCTTCAACCATGCCAACGGTCTTACACTTGTCTCCCGTGCCCATCAACTTGTCATGGAg GGATACAACTGGTGTCATGACAGAAACGTTGTCACCATTTTCAGTGCACCAAACTACTGCTATCGCTGCGGCAACCAGGCTGCTATCATGGAACTGGATGATACTCTTAAATATTCCTT CCTTCAGTTTGATCCTGCACCTCGACGTGGGGAGCCCCATGTGACCCGCCGCACCCCTGATTACTTCTTGTAA
- the ubxn8 gene encoding UBX domain-containing protein 8: MAAFKSAVLCTVLALIFCFTSWKFSILGIKGALLLAGRGLFFLGLLTWLGTSLYPRLKSFLRTNIPAPTECQRDNEEEKLKQELAWREQQERHNAKSSSYQELVLRPRQEALLRQKEERFYRMTGETWKLSPGYSVGEGETELHIQEDTNETPNQRAIKRRKLPVRTSRAPEPVHICPEKRVIVLPDEPSDDTEGVVKVALRCPSGRTVYRRFLKSHSSFVLLDFLLKTGYHPTIYTLCTSYPRRPLLTGAELSLEDVGIVRDTVLNIEEKDPSTT, from the exons ATGGCCGCATTTAAATCAGCTGTGCTTTGTACTGTATTGGCACTAATATTTTGCTTCACGTCGTGGAAGTTCTCGATCTTAG GTATCAAAGGTGCCTTGCTATTGGCTGGTCGTGGACTGTTCTTCCTGGGTCTGCTGACTTGGCTAGGAACTAGTTTGTATCCAAGGCTGAAATCGTTCTTGCGTACAAACATCCCTGCGCCGACAGAGT GTCAAAGGGATAatgaggaggagaaactgaaacaaGAGCTGGCATGGAGAGAGCAACAGGAACGCCACAATGCCAAG TCCTCATCTTATCAAGAGCTTGTGCTGAGGCCACGTCAGGAGGCATTACTCCGACAGAAGGAGGAACGCTTTTATCGAATGACTGGGGAGACCTGGAAGCTCAGTCCAGGCTATTCAGTTGGG GAAGGGGAGACTGAGCTGCATATACAAGAGGATACGAATGAGACTCCCAACCAGAGGGCCATAAAGAGACGTAAGCTTCCGGTGCGAACAAGTCGGGCTCCTGAGCCAGTTCACATTTGTCCTGAAAAGAGG gtCATAGTTTTACCTGATGAGCCCTCAGATGATACTGAGGGG GTTGTAAAAGTAGCACTACGATGCCCAAGTGGAAGGACAGTCTACAGGAGATTCCTTAAATCCCATAGCTCTTTT GTCCTTCTGGATTTTTTACTCAAGACCGGATACCATCCCACAATCTACACATTATGCACCTCCTACCCACGGAGGCCTCTTCTCACAGGAGCAGAACTGAGTTTGGAGGACGTGGGCATTGTTAGAGATACGGTTCTGAATATAGAGGAAAAAGACCCCTCTACAACCTGA
- the mat2al gene encoding methionine adenosyltransferase II, alpha-like isoform X2: MNPSGSTNAKGKTFLFTSESVGEGHSDKMCDQISDAILDAYLAQDPDAKVACECVAKTGMVLLCGEVTSTAVVDHQKVVRDTIKNIGYDDSSKGFDYKTCNVLVALQPQAAEITDCVFEGRDQEDIGAGDQGLMFGYATDETEECMPLTILLAHKLNHKLKELSKTGVCPWILPDSKTQVTIEYRDNMGAMEPLRVHTVVISVQHTPNISLAEIRKNLMEKVVKTVIPAKYLDDRTIYHLLPSGKFLFGGPQGDAGLTGRKIIVDTYGGWGGHGGGAFSGKDYSKVDRSAAYAARWVAKSLVKAKLCRRVLVQISYAISVSHPLSISVFHYGTSTRDEDELLKGAWSKKAHLSEDCLLWTFWQRRISLGESKASGVLTLC; this comes from the exons ATGAATCCCAGCGGATCTACAAATGCTAAAGGCAAAACGTTTCTGTTTACCTCCGAATCTGTTGGCGAAGGGCATTCTG ATAAAATGTGTGACCAAATTAGTGATGCAATTTTGGATGCTTATCTTGCTCAGGACCCTGATGCAAAAGTGGCCTGTG AGTGTGTGGCCAAGACAGGTATGGTTCTGCTCTGTGGGGAGGTGACGTCCACAGCAGTTGTAGACCACCAGAAGGTGGTCAGAGACACCATCAAGAATATTGGATATGATGACTCATCCAAGG GTTTTGATTATAAGACCTGCAATGTGCTTGTGGCCCTACAGCCTCAAGCTGCAGAgatcactgactgtgtgtttgaaggtAGAGATCAGGAGGATATTGGTGCAGGAGACCAG GGTCTGATGTTTGGCTATGCAACTGATGAAACTGAGGAGTGTATGCCACTGACAATCCTCTTAGCTCATAAGCTTAATCATAAACTAAAGGAGCTGTCTAAGACTGGAGTGTGTCCCTGGATACTGCCAGATTCGAAAACACAG gtgACAATAGAATACCGCGACAACATGGGTGCCATGGAACCTCTCCGTGTTCACACAGTGgtcatttcagttcagcacACACCTAACATTTCTCTGGCTGAGATCCGAAAGAATCTCATGGAAAAAGTGGTCAAAACTGTTATTCCAGCTAAATATCTAGATGATAGGACTATATATCATCTTCTGCCAAGTGGAAAGTTCCTATTTGGTGGTCCGCAG ggtgatgcaggactgACTGGGAGGAAGATTATTGTGGATACATATGGAGGTTGGGGTGGCCATGGTGGTGGAGCCTTCTCTGGAAAGGACTACTCTAAAGTGGACCGCTCTGCAGCTTATGCGGCCCGCTGGGTGGCCAAGTCGCTTGTGAAAGCCAAGCTTTGTCGGAGGGTCTTAGTACAG ATATCATATGCCATTAGCGTTAGTCACCCTTTGTCAATCTCTGTTTTCCATTATGGAACATCAACAAGGGATGAAGACGAGCTTCTGAAG GGAGCTTGGTCTAAAAAGGCCCATCTATCAGAAGACTGCCTGTTATGGACATTTTGGCAGAGAAGAATTTCCTTGGGAGAATCCAAAGCCTCTGGTGTTTTGACACTATGCTGA
- the mat2al gene encoding methionine adenosyltransferase II, alpha-like isoform X1, which produces MNPSGSTNAKGKTFLFTSESVGEGHSDKMCDQISDAILDAYLAQDPDAKVACECVAKTGMVLLCGEVTSTAVVDHQKVVRDTIKNIGYDDSSKGFDYKTCNVLVALQPQAAEITDCVFEGRDQEDIGAGDQGLMFGYATDETEECMPLTILLAHKLNHKLKELSKTGVCPWILPDSKTQVTIEYRDNMGAMEPLRVHTVVISVQHTPNISLAEIRKNLMEKVVKTVIPAKYLDDRTIYHLLPSGKFLFGGPQGDAGLTGRKIIVDTYGGWGGHGGGAFSGKDYSKVDRSAAYAARWVAKSLVKAKLCRRVLVQISYAISVSHPLSISVFHYGTSTRDEDELLKIVQNNFDLRPGVIVKELGLKRPIYQKTACYGHFGREEFPWENPKPLVF; this is translated from the exons ATGAATCCCAGCGGATCTACAAATGCTAAAGGCAAAACGTTTCTGTTTACCTCCGAATCTGTTGGCGAAGGGCATTCTG ATAAAATGTGTGACCAAATTAGTGATGCAATTTTGGATGCTTATCTTGCTCAGGACCCTGATGCAAAAGTGGCCTGTG AGTGTGTGGCCAAGACAGGTATGGTTCTGCTCTGTGGGGAGGTGACGTCCACAGCAGTTGTAGACCACCAGAAGGTGGTCAGAGACACCATCAAGAATATTGGATATGATGACTCATCCAAGG GTTTTGATTATAAGACCTGCAATGTGCTTGTGGCCCTACAGCCTCAAGCTGCAGAgatcactgactgtgtgtttgaaggtAGAGATCAGGAGGATATTGGTGCAGGAGACCAG GGTCTGATGTTTGGCTATGCAACTGATGAAACTGAGGAGTGTATGCCACTGACAATCCTCTTAGCTCATAAGCTTAATCATAAACTAAAGGAGCTGTCTAAGACTGGAGTGTGTCCCTGGATACTGCCAGATTCGAAAACACAG gtgACAATAGAATACCGCGACAACATGGGTGCCATGGAACCTCTCCGTGTTCACACAGTGgtcatttcagttcagcacACACCTAACATTTCTCTGGCTGAGATCCGAAAGAATCTCATGGAAAAAGTGGTCAAAACTGTTATTCCAGCTAAATATCTAGATGATAGGACTATATATCATCTTCTGCCAAGTGGAAAGTTCCTATTTGGTGGTCCGCAG ggtgatgcaggactgACTGGGAGGAAGATTATTGTGGATACATATGGAGGTTGGGGTGGCCATGGTGGTGGAGCCTTCTCTGGAAAGGACTACTCTAAAGTGGACCGCTCTGCAGCTTATGCGGCCCGCTGGGTGGCCAAGTCGCTTGTGAAAGCCAAGCTTTGTCGGAGGGTCTTAGTACAG ATATCATATGCCATTAGCGTTAGTCACCCTTTGTCAATCTCTGTTTTCCATTATGGAACATCAACAAGGGATGAAGACGAGCTTCTGAAGATAGTACAGAATAATTTTGACCTTAGGCCAGGGGTCATTGTTAA GGAGCTTGGTCTAAAAAGGCCCATCTATCAGAAGACTGCCTGTTATGGACATTTTGGCAGAGAAGAATTTCCTTGGGAGAATCCAAAGCCTCTGGTGTTTTGA
- the mat2al gene encoding methionine adenosyltransferase II, alpha-like isoform X3 — MNPSGSTNAKGKTFLFTSESVGEGHSDKMCDQISDAILDAYLAQDPDAKVACECVAKTGMVLLCGEVTSTAVVDHQKVVRDTIKNIGYDDSSKGFDYKTCNVLVALQPQAAEITDCVFEGRDQEDIGAGDQGLMFGYATDETEECMPLTILLAHKLNHKLKELSKTGVCPWILPDSKTQVTIEYRDNMGAMEPLRVHTVVISVQHTPNISLAEIRKNLMEKVVKTVIPAKYLDDRTIYHLLPSGKFLFGGPQGDAGLTGRKIIVDTYGGWGGHGGGAFSGKDYSKVDRSAAYAARWVAKSLVKAKLCRRVLVQISYAISVSHPLSISVFHYGTSTRDEDELLKIVQNNFDLRPGVIVK; from the exons ATGAATCCCAGCGGATCTACAAATGCTAAAGGCAAAACGTTTCTGTTTACCTCCGAATCTGTTGGCGAAGGGCATTCTG ATAAAATGTGTGACCAAATTAGTGATGCAATTTTGGATGCTTATCTTGCTCAGGACCCTGATGCAAAAGTGGCCTGTG AGTGTGTGGCCAAGACAGGTATGGTTCTGCTCTGTGGGGAGGTGACGTCCACAGCAGTTGTAGACCACCAGAAGGTGGTCAGAGACACCATCAAGAATATTGGATATGATGACTCATCCAAGG GTTTTGATTATAAGACCTGCAATGTGCTTGTGGCCCTACAGCCTCAAGCTGCAGAgatcactgactgtgtgtttgaaggtAGAGATCAGGAGGATATTGGTGCAGGAGACCAG GGTCTGATGTTTGGCTATGCAACTGATGAAACTGAGGAGTGTATGCCACTGACAATCCTCTTAGCTCATAAGCTTAATCATAAACTAAAGGAGCTGTCTAAGACTGGAGTGTGTCCCTGGATACTGCCAGATTCGAAAACACAG gtgACAATAGAATACCGCGACAACATGGGTGCCATGGAACCTCTCCGTGTTCACACAGTGgtcatttcagttcagcacACACCTAACATTTCTCTGGCTGAGATCCGAAAGAATCTCATGGAAAAAGTGGTCAAAACTGTTATTCCAGCTAAATATCTAGATGATAGGACTATATATCATCTTCTGCCAAGTGGAAAGTTCCTATTTGGTGGTCCGCAG ggtgatgcaggactgACTGGGAGGAAGATTATTGTGGATACATATGGAGGTTGGGGTGGCCATGGTGGTGGAGCCTTCTCTGGAAAGGACTACTCTAAAGTGGACCGCTCTGCAGCTTATGCGGCCCGCTGGGTGGCCAAGTCGCTTGTGAAAGCCAAGCTTTGTCGGAGGGTCTTAGTACAG ATATCATATGCCATTAGCGTTAGTCACCCTTTGTCAATCTCTGTTTTCCATTATGGAACATCAACAAGGGATGAAGACGAGCTTCTGAAGATAGTACAGAATAATTTTGACCTTAGGCCAGGGGTCATTGTTAAGTAA
- the si:ch73-234b20.5 gene encoding vesicle-associated membrane protein 8, which yields MADHSTQPQAPTKLNQVQDQVNDVKVILKDNINKVLERGERLDDLIGKTDDLQATAESFQKTSTRVARKYWWKNTKMIIIISVIVVIIIVLIILLATGVIPS from the exons ATG GCTGATCACAGTACACAACCACAGGCCCCCACTAAGCTTAATCAAGTGCAAGACCAAGTAAACGATGTCAAAGTTATCTTGAAAGACAATATCAACAAAGTGctggaaagaggagagaggttaGATGACCTAATTGGCAAAACAGATGATCTGCAGGCAACT GCTGAGTCATTTCAGAAGACATCCACTCGAGTTGCCAGGAAATACTGGTGGAAAAACACTAagatgatcatcatcatcagtgttATAGTAGTGATAATTATTGTGCTGATCATTCTTCTGGCTACTGGGGTCATTCCCTCGTAA